From Diceros bicornis minor isolate mBicDic1 chromosome 21, mDicBic1.mat.cur, whole genome shotgun sequence, the proteins below share one genomic window:
- the CPSF1 gene encoding cleavage and polyadenylation specificity factor subunit 1 isoform X3 — MYAVYKQAHPPTGLEFSMYCNFFNNSERNLVVAGTSQLYVYRLNRDAEAPTKNDRSTEGKAHREHREKLELVASFSFFGNVMSMASVQLAGAKRDALLLSFKDAKLSVVEYDPGTHDLKTLSLHYFEEPELRDGFVQNVHTPRVRVDPDGRCAAMLIYGTRLVVLPFRRESLAEEHEGLMGEGRVAVRQDTCSIVAISLNITQKVHPVIWSLTSLPFDCTQALAVPKPIGGVVVFAVNSLLYLNQSVPPYGVALNSLTTGTTAFPLRTQEGVRITLDCAQAAFISYDKMVISLKGGEIYVLTLITDGMRSVRAFHFDKAAASVLTTSMVTMEPGYLFLGSRLGNSLLLKYTEKLQEPPASAVREAADKEEPPSKKKRVDSTVGWSGGKSVPQDEVDEIEVYGSEAQSGTQLATYSFEVCDSILNIGPCANAAMGEPAFLSEEFQNSPEPDLEIVVCSGYGKNGALSVLQKSIRPQVVTTFELPGCYDMWTVIAPVRKEQEETPKGEGAEQESSAPEADDDGRRHGFLILSREDSTMILQTGQEIMELDTSGFATQGPTVFAGNIGDNRYIVQVSPLGIRLLEGVNQLHFIPVDLGSPIVQCAVADPYVVIMSAEGHVTMFLLKSDSYGGRHHRLALHKPPLHHQSKVITLCVYRDVSGMFTTESRLGGARDELGGRSGSEAEGQGSETSPTVDDEEEMLYGDSGSLFSPSKEEARRSSQPPADRDPTPFRADPTHWCLLVRENGTMEIYQLPDWRLVFLVKNFPVGQRVLVDSSFGQPTTQGEARKEEATRQGELPLVKEVLLVALGSRQSRPYLLVHVDQELLIYEAFPHDSQLSQGNLKVRFKKVPHNINFREKKLKLSKKKAEGGSAEEGVGARGRVARFRYFEDIYGYSGVFICGPSPHWLLVTGRGALRLHPMGIDGPIDSFAPFHNVNCPRGFLYFNRQGELRISVLPAYLSYDAPWPVRKIPLRCTAHYVAYHVESKVYAVATSTNTPCTRIPRMTGEEKEFETIERDDRYIHPQQEAFSIQLISPVSWEAIPNARIELEEWEHVTCMKTVSLRSEETVSGLKGYVAAGTCLMQGEEVTCRGRILIMDVIEVVPEPGQPLTKNKFKVLYEKEQKGPVTALCHCNGHLVSAIGQKIFLWSLRASELTGMAFIDTQLYIHQMISVKNFILAADVMKSISLLRYQEESKTLSLVSRDAKPLEVYSVDFMVDNAQLGFLVSDRDRNLMVYMYLPEAKESFGGMRLLRRADFHVGAHVNTFWRTPCRGAAEGPSKKSVVWENKHITWFATLDGGIGLLLPMQEKTYRRLLMLQNALTTMLPHHAGLNPRAFRMLHVDRRILQNAVRNVLDGELLNRYLYLSTMERGELAKKIGTTPDIILDDLLETDRVTAHF, encoded by the exons ATGTACGCCGTGTACAAGCAGGCGCATCCGCCCACCGGCCTCGAGTTCTCCATGTACTGCAACTTCTTCAACAACAGCGAGCGCAACCTCGTGGTGGCCGGGACCTCGCAGCTCTACGTGTACCGCCTCAACCGCGACGCCGAG gcaCCGACCAAGAATGACAGGAGCACAG AGGGGAAGGCCCACCGGGAGCACCGGGAAAAGCTGGAGCTggtggcttccttctccttctttggCAATGTCATGTCCATGGCCAGCGTGCAGCTGGCGGGCGCCAAGCGGGATGCCCTGCTCCTGAGCTTCAAGGACGCCAAG CTGTCGGTGGTGGAGTATGACCCAGGCACCCACGACCTGAAGACCCTGTCTCTGCACTATTTTGAGGAGCCCGAGCTGCGG GACGGGTTTGTGCAGAACGTGCACACGCCGCGGGTGCGGGTGGACCCTGACGGACGCTGTGCAGCTATGCTCATCTACGGCACGCGGCTGGTGGTCCTGCCCTTCCGAAGGGAGAGCCTGGCCGAGGAGCATGAGGGGCTCATGGGTGAGGG GCGGGTGGCTGTGCGGCAGGACACGTGTTCCATCGTGGCCATTTCACTGAACATCACGCAGAAGGTCCACCCCGTCATCTGGTCCCTTACCAGCCTGCCCTTCGACTGCACCCAGGCCCTCGCTGTGCCCAAGCCCATAG GTGGGGTGGTGGTCTTTGCTGTCAACTCGCTGCTGTACCTGAACCAGAGTGTCCCCCCGTATGGCGTGGCTCTCAACAGCCTCACCACCGGCACCACCGCTTTCCCCTTGC GCACCCAGGAGGGCGTGCGGATCACTCTTGACTGTGCCCAGGCGGCCTTCATCTCCTATGACAAGATGGTCATCTCCCTCAAGGGCGGCGAGAT CTACGTGCTGACCCTCATCACCGATGGCATGCGCAGTGTCCGCGCCTTCCACTTCGACAAGGCCGCTGCCAGCGTCCTCACCACCAGT ATGGTCACCATGGAGCCCGGGTACCTATTCCTCGGCTCTCGCCTGGGCAACTCCCTCCTTCTCAAGTACACAGAGAAGCTGCAGGAGCCCCCAGCCAGTGCCGTCCGAGAGGCTGCTGATAAG GAAGAGCCTCCCTCAAAGAAGAAGCGAGTGGACTCCACAGTGGGCTGGTCAG GGGGCAAGTCGGTGCCACAGGACGAGGTGGATGAGATTGAAGTGTACGGCAGCGAGGCCCAGTCAGGCACACAGCTGGCCACTTACTCCTTTGAG GTGTGCGACAGCATCCTCAACATCGGACCTTGTGCTAACGCGGCCATGGGCGAGCCTGCCTTCCTCTCTGAAGAG TTTCAGAACAGCCCTGAGCCAGACCTGGAGATTGTGGTGTGCTCCGGCTACGGGAAGAATGGGGCCCTGTCAGTGCTGCAG AAGAGCATCCGGCCCCAGGTGGTGACAACTTTTGAACTTCCTGGCTGCTATGACATGTGGACAGTCATTGCCCCTGTGCGTAAGGAGCAG GAGGAGACCCCCAAGGGTGAGGGGGCAGAGCAGGAGTCCAGTGCCCCCGAAGCAGATGACGATGGGCGAAGACATGGGTTTCTTATTCTGAGCCGGGAAGACTCCACCATG ATCCTGCAGACGGGGCAGGAGATCATGGAGCTGGACACCAGCGGCTTTGCCACACAGGGCCCCACAGTCTTTGCAGGCAACATCGGGGACAATCGCTACATCGTGCAAGTGTCACCACTTGGCATCCGCCTGTTGGAAGGAG TGAACCAGCTGCACTTCATCCCCGTGGACCTGGGTTCCCCCATCGTGCAGTGTGCGGTGGCCGACCCGTATGTGGTCATAATGAGTGCTGAGGGCCACGTCACCATGTTCCTGCTCAAGAGCGACTCGTATGGGGGCCGCCACCACCGCTTGGCGCTGCACAAACCCCCACTGCACCAC CAGTCCAAGGTGATCACGCTCTGCGTGTACCGTGACGTCAGCGGCATGTTCACCACCGAGAGCCGCCTGGGTGGGGCCCGCGATGAGCTGGGGGGCCGCAGTGGCTCGGAGGCAGAGGGCCAGGGCTCAGAGACCAG CCCTACGGTGGATGATGAGGAGGAGATGCTGTACGGGGACTCGGGCTCCCTCTTCAGCCCCAGCAAGGAGGAGGCACGCAGGAGTAGCCAGCCCCCCGCTGACCGGGACCCCACCCCCTTCCGGGCCGACCCCACCCACTGGTGCCTGCTGGTGCGGGAGAATGGAACCATGGAG ATCTACCAGCTCCCTGACTGGCGGCTGGTGTTCCTGGTGAAGAACTTCCCCGTGGGGCAGCGGGTCCTGGTGGACAGCTCCTTTGGTCAGCCCACCACGCAGGGCGAGGCCCGAAAGGAGGAGGCCACACGCCAGGGGGAGCTGCCCCTTGTCAAGGAGGTGCTGCTGGTGGCACTGGGGAGCCGCCAGAGCAGGCCCTACCTGCTG GTGCACGTGGACCAGGAGCTGCTCATCTACGAGGCCTTCCCCCACGACTCGCAGCTCAGCCAGGGGAACCTCAAAGTCCGCTTTAAGAAG GTCCCCCACAACATCAACTTCCGTGAGAAGAAGCTAAAGCTGTCCAAGAAGAAGGCAGAAGGCGGCAGTGCCGAGGAGGGCGTTGGGGCCCGTGGCCGCGTGGCGCGGTTCCGCTACTTCGAGGACATTTATGGCTACTCGGGG GTGTTCATCTGTGGCCCCTCACCCCACTGGCTCCTCGTGACTGGCCGGGGGGCCCTGCGGCTACACCCCATGGGCATTGACGGCCCCATTGACTCCTTTGCTCCGTTTCACAATGTCAACTGCCCCCGCGGCTTCCTGTACTTCAACAGACAG GGCGAACTGAGGATCAGTGTCCTGCCTGCCTACTTGTCCTATGATGCCCCGTGGCCTGTCAGGAAGATCCCACTGCGCTGCACGGCCCATTATGTGGCTTACCACGTGGAGTCCAAG gTGTACGCTGTCGCCACCAGCACCAACACGCCGTGCACACGCATCCCACGCATGACAGGCGAGGAGAAGGAGTTTGAGACCATCGAGAGAG ATGACCGGTACATCCACCCCCAGCAGGAGGCCTTCTCCATCCAGCTCATCTCCCCAGTCAGCTGGGAAGCCATCCCCAACGCCAG GATCGAGCTGGAGGAGTGGGAGCATGTGACGTGCATGAAGACAGTGTCGCTGCGCAGCGAGGAGACCGTGTCAGGCCTCAAGGGCTATGTGGCTGCTGGGACTTGCCTCATGCAAGGGGAGGAGGTCACATGCCGCGGGCGG ATCCTGATCATGGACGTGATCGAGGTGGTGCCCGAGCCTGGCCAACCCCTGACCAAGAACAAGTTCAAGGTCCTGTATGAGAAAGAGCAGAAGGGGCCTGTGACTGCCCTGTGCCATTGCAATGGCCACCTGGTGTCGGCCATTGGCCAGAAG atCTTCCTGTGGAGCCTACGGGCCAGCGAGCTTACGGGCATGGCCTTCATCGACACCCAGCTCTACATCCACCAGATGATCAGCGTCAAGAACTTCATCCTGGCCGCGGATGTCATGAAGAGCATCTCACTGCTGCGTTACCAGGAGGAGAGCAAGACGCTGAGCCTCGTGTCCCGG gATGCCAAGCCCCTGGAAGTGTACAGCGTGGACTTCATGGTGGACAACGCCCAGCTGGGCTTCCTGG tgtctgACCGTGACCGCAACCTCATGGTATATATGTACCTGCCAGAAG CCAAGGAGAGCTTTGGGGGCATGCGCCTGCTGCGCCGGGCAGACTTCCATGTGGGCGCCCACGTGAACACATTCTGGAGGACCCCGTGCCGGGGGGCTGCTGAGGGGCCCAGCAAGAAGTCGGTTGTGTGGGAGAACAAGCACATCACGTGGTTTG CCACACTGGACGGTGGCATTGGGCTCCTGCTGCCCATGCAGGAGAAGACCTACCGGCGTCTGCTGATGCTGCAGAATGCTCTGACCACCATGCTGCCCCACCACGCCGGCCTCAACCCCCGTGCCTTCCG GATGCTGCACGTGGACAGGCGCATCCTACAGAATGCTGTGCGTAACGTCCTAGATGGGGAGCTGCTCAACCGCTACCTGTACCTGAGCACTATGGAGCGAGGCGAGCTGGCCAAGAAGATCGGCACCACGCCCGACATC ATCCTGGATGACCTGTTGGAGACAGATCGTGTCACTGCCCACTTCTAG
- the CPSF1 gene encoding cleavage and polyadenylation specificity factor subunit 1 isoform X2 — MYAVYKQAHPPTGLEFSMYCNFFNNSERNLVVAGTSQLYVYRLNRDAEAPTKNDRSTEGKAHREHREKLELVASFSFFGNVMSMASVQLAGAKRDALLLSFKDAKLSVVEYDPGTHDLKTLSLHYFEEPELRDGFVQNVHTPRVRVDPDGRCAAMLIYGTRLVVLPFRRESLAEEHEGLMGEGQRSSFLPSYIIDVRALDEKLLNIVDLQFLHGYYEPTLLILFEPNQTWPGRVAVRQDTCSIVAISLNITQKVHPVIWSLTSLPFDCTQALAVPKPIGGVVVFAVNSLLYLNQSVPPYGVALNSLTTGTTAFPLRTQEGVRITLDCAQAAFISYDKMVISLKGGEIYVLTLITDGMRSVRAFHFDKAAASVLTTSMVTMEPGYLFLGSRLGNSLLLKYTEKLQEPPASAVREAADKEEPPSKKKRVDSTVGWSGGKSVPQDEVDEIEVYGSEAQSGTQLATYSFEVCDSILNIGPCANAAMGEPAFLSEEFQNSPEPDLEIVVCSGYGKNGALSVLQKSIRPQVVTTFELPGCYDMWTVIAPVRKEQEETPKGEGAEQESSAPEADDDGRRHGFLILSREDSTMILQTGQEIMELDTSGFATQGPTVFAGNIGDNRYIVQVSPLGIRLLEGVNQLHFIPVDLGSPIVQCAVADPYVVIMSAEGHVTMFLLKSDSYGGRHHRLALHKPPLHHQSKVITLCVYRDVSGMFTTESRLGGARDELGGRSGSEAEGQGSETSPTVDDEEEMLYGDSGSLFSPSKEEARRSSQPPADRDPTPFRADPTHWCLLVRENGTMEIYQLPDWRLVFLVKNFPVGQRVLVDSSFGQPTTQGEARKEEATRQGELPLVKEVLLVALGSRQSRPYLLVHVDQELLIYEAFPHDSQLSQGNLKVRFKKVPHNINFREKKLKLSKKKAEGGSAEEGVGARGRVARFRYFEDIYGYSGVFICGPSPHWLLVTGRGALRLHPMGIDGPIDSFAPFHNVNCPRGFLYFNRQGELRISVLPAYLSYDAPWPVRKIPLRCTAHYVAYHVESKVYAVATSTNTPCTRIPRMTGEEKEFETIERDDRYIHPQQEAFSIQLISPVSWEAIPNARIELEEWEHVTCMKTVSLRSEETVSGLKGYVAAGTCLMQGEEVTCRGRILIMDVIEVVPEPGQPLTKNKFKVLYEKEQKGPVTALCHCNGHLVSAIGQKIFLWSLRASELTGMAFIDTQLYIHQMISVKNFILAADVMKSISLLRYQEESKTLSLVSRDAKPLEVYSVDFMVDNAQLGFLVSDRDRNLMVYMYLPEAKESFGGMRLLRRADFHVGAHVNTFWRTPCRGAAEGPSKKSVVWENKHITWFATLDGGIGLLLPMQEKTYRRLLMLQNALTTMLPHHAGLNPRAFRMLHVDRRILQNAVRNVLDGELLNRYLYLSTMERGELAKKIGTTPDIILDDLLETDRVTAHF; from the exons ATGTACGCCGTGTACAAGCAGGCGCATCCGCCCACCGGCCTCGAGTTCTCCATGTACTGCAACTTCTTCAACAACAGCGAGCGCAACCTCGTGGTGGCCGGGACCTCGCAGCTCTACGTGTACCGCCTCAACCGCGACGCCGAG gcaCCGACCAAGAATGACAGGAGCACAG AGGGGAAGGCCCACCGGGAGCACCGGGAAAAGCTGGAGCTggtggcttccttctccttctttggCAATGTCATGTCCATGGCCAGCGTGCAGCTGGCGGGCGCCAAGCGGGATGCCCTGCTCCTGAGCTTCAAGGACGCCAAG CTGTCGGTGGTGGAGTATGACCCAGGCACCCACGACCTGAAGACCCTGTCTCTGCACTATTTTGAGGAGCCCGAGCTGCGG GACGGGTTTGTGCAGAACGTGCACACGCCGCGGGTGCGGGTGGACCCTGACGGACGCTGTGCAGCTATGCTCATCTACGGCACGCGGCTGGTGGTCCTGCCCTTCCGAAGGGAGAGCCTGGCCGAGGAGCATGAGGGGCTCATGGGTGAGGG GCAGAGGTCCAGCTTCCTGCCCAGCTACATCATTGATGTGCGGGCCCTGGACGAGAAGCTTCTCAATATTGTCGACCTGCAGTTCCTGCATGGCTACTACGAGCCCACACTGCTCATCCTGTTTGAGCCCAACCAGACCTGGCCTGG GCGGGTGGCTGTGCGGCAGGACACGTGTTCCATCGTGGCCATTTCACTGAACATCACGCAGAAGGTCCACCCCGTCATCTGGTCCCTTACCAGCCTGCCCTTCGACTGCACCCAGGCCCTCGCTGTGCCCAAGCCCATAG GTGGGGTGGTGGTCTTTGCTGTCAACTCGCTGCTGTACCTGAACCAGAGTGTCCCCCCGTATGGCGTGGCTCTCAACAGCCTCACCACCGGCACCACCGCTTTCCCCTTGC GCACCCAGGAGGGCGTGCGGATCACTCTTGACTGTGCCCAGGCGGCCTTCATCTCCTATGACAAGATGGTCATCTCCCTCAAGGGCGGCGAGAT CTACGTGCTGACCCTCATCACCGATGGCATGCGCAGTGTCCGCGCCTTCCACTTCGACAAGGCCGCTGCCAGCGTCCTCACCACCAGT ATGGTCACCATGGAGCCCGGGTACCTATTCCTCGGCTCTCGCCTGGGCAACTCCCTCCTTCTCAAGTACACAGAGAAGCTGCAGGAGCCCCCAGCCAGTGCCGTCCGAGAGGCTGCTGATAAG GAAGAGCCTCCCTCAAAGAAGAAGCGAGTGGACTCCACAGTGGGCTGGTCAG GGGGCAAGTCGGTGCCACAGGACGAGGTGGATGAGATTGAAGTGTACGGCAGCGAGGCCCAGTCAGGCACACAGCTGGCCACTTACTCCTTTGAG GTGTGCGACAGCATCCTCAACATCGGACCTTGTGCTAACGCGGCCATGGGCGAGCCTGCCTTCCTCTCTGAAGAG TTTCAGAACAGCCCTGAGCCAGACCTGGAGATTGTGGTGTGCTCCGGCTACGGGAAGAATGGGGCCCTGTCAGTGCTGCAG AAGAGCATCCGGCCCCAGGTGGTGACAACTTTTGAACTTCCTGGCTGCTATGACATGTGGACAGTCATTGCCCCTGTGCGTAAGGAGCAG GAGGAGACCCCCAAGGGTGAGGGGGCAGAGCAGGAGTCCAGTGCCCCCGAAGCAGATGACGATGGGCGAAGACATGGGTTTCTTATTCTGAGCCGGGAAGACTCCACCATG ATCCTGCAGACGGGGCAGGAGATCATGGAGCTGGACACCAGCGGCTTTGCCACACAGGGCCCCACAGTCTTTGCAGGCAACATCGGGGACAATCGCTACATCGTGCAAGTGTCACCACTTGGCATCCGCCTGTTGGAAGGAG TGAACCAGCTGCACTTCATCCCCGTGGACCTGGGTTCCCCCATCGTGCAGTGTGCGGTGGCCGACCCGTATGTGGTCATAATGAGTGCTGAGGGCCACGTCACCATGTTCCTGCTCAAGAGCGACTCGTATGGGGGCCGCCACCACCGCTTGGCGCTGCACAAACCCCCACTGCACCAC CAGTCCAAGGTGATCACGCTCTGCGTGTACCGTGACGTCAGCGGCATGTTCACCACCGAGAGCCGCCTGGGTGGGGCCCGCGATGAGCTGGGGGGCCGCAGTGGCTCGGAGGCAGAGGGCCAGGGCTCAGAGACCAG CCCTACGGTGGATGATGAGGAGGAGATGCTGTACGGGGACTCGGGCTCCCTCTTCAGCCCCAGCAAGGAGGAGGCACGCAGGAGTAGCCAGCCCCCCGCTGACCGGGACCCCACCCCCTTCCGGGCCGACCCCACCCACTGGTGCCTGCTGGTGCGGGAGAATGGAACCATGGAG ATCTACCAGCTCCCTGACTGGCGGCTGGTGTTCCTGGTGAAGAACTTCCCCGTGGGGCAGCGGGTCCTGGTGGACAGCTCCTTTGGTCAGCCCACCACGCAGGGCGAGGCCCGAAAGGAGGAGGCCACACGCCAGGGGGAGCTGCCCCTTGTCAAGGAGGTGCTGCTGGTGGCACTGGGGAGCCGCCAGAGCAGGCCCTACCTGCTG GTGCACGTGGACCAGGAGCTGCTCATCTACGAGGCCTTCCCCCACGACTCGCAGCTCAGCCAGGGGAACCTCAAAGTCCGCTTTAAGAAG GTCCCCCACAACATCAACTTCCGTGAGAAGAAGCTAAAGCTGTCCAAGAAGAAGGCAGAAGGCGGCAGTGCCGAGGAGGGCGTTGGGGCCCGTGGCCGCGTGGCGCGGTTCCGCTACTTCGAGGACATTTATGGCTACTCGGGG GTGTTCATCTGTGGCCCCTCACCCCACTGGCTCCTCGTGACTGGCCGGGGGGCCCTGCGGCTACACCCCATGGGCATTGACGGCCCCATTGACTCCTTTGCTCCGTTTCACAATGTCAACTGCCCCCGCGGCTTCCTGTACTTCAACAGACAG GGCGAACTGAGGATCAGTGTCCTGCCTGCCTACTTGTCCTATGATGCCCCGTGGCCTGTCAGGAAGATCCCACTGCGCTGCACGGCCCATTATGTGGCTTACCACGTGGAGTCCAAG gTGTACGCTGTCGCCACCAGCACCAACACGCCGTGCACACGCATCCCACGCATGACAGGCGAGGAGAAGGAGTTTGAGACCATCGAGAGAG ATGACCGGTACATCCACCCCCAGCAGGAGGCCTTCTCCATCCAGCTCATCTCCCCAGTCAGCTGGGAAGCCATCCCCAACGCCAG GATCGAGCTGGAGGAGTGGGAGCATGTGACGTGCATGAAGACAGTGTCGCTGCGCAGCGAGGAGACCGTGTCAGGCCTCAAGGGCTATGTGGCTGCTGGGACTTGCCTCATGCAAGGGGAGGAGGTCACATGCCGCGGGCGG ATCCTGATCATGGACGTGATCGAGGTGGTGCCCGAGCCTGGCCAACCCCTGACCAAGAACAAGTTCAAGGTCCTGTATGAGAAAGAGCAGAAGGGGCCTGTGACTGCCCTGTGCCATTGCAATGGCCACCTGGTGTCGGCCATTGGCCAGAAG atCTTCCTGTGGAGCCTACGGGCCAGCGAGCTTACGGGCATGGCCTTCATCGACACCCAGCTCTACATCCACCAGATGATCAGCGTCAAGAACTTCATCCTGGCCGCGGATGTCATGAAGAGCATCTCACTGCTGCGTTACCAGGAGGAGAGCAAGACGCTGAGCCTCGTGTCCCGG gATGCCAAGCCCCTGGAAGTGTACAGCGTGGACTTCATGGTGGACAACGCCCAGCTGGGCTTCCTGG tgtctgACCGTGACCGCAACCTCATGGTATATATGTACCTGCCAGAAG CCAAGGAGAGCTTTGGGGGCATGCGCCTGCTGCGCCGGGCAGACTTCCATGTGGGCGCCCACGTGAACACATTCTGGAGGACCCCGTGCCGGGGGGCTGCTGAGGGGCCCAGCAAGAAGTCGGTTGTGTGGGAGAACAAGCACATCACGTGGTTTG CCACACTGGACGGTGGCATTGGGCTCCTGCTGCCCATGCAGGAGAAGACCTACCGGCGTCTGCTGATGCTGCAGAATGCTCTGACCACCATGCTGCCCCACCACGCCGGCCTCAACCCCCGTGCCTTCCG GATGCTGCACGTGGACAGGCGCATCCTACAGAATGCTGTGCGTAACGTCCTAGATGGGGAGCTGCTCAACCGCTACCTGTACCTGAGCACTATGGAGCGAGGCGAGCTGGCCAAGAAGATCGGCACCACGCCCGACATC ATCCTGGATGACCTGTTGGAGACAGATCGTGTCACTGCCCACTTCTAG